Proteins encoded in a region of the Mycolicibacterium chitae genome:
- a CDS encoding ABC transporter ATP-binding protein — translation MAERAAEVTVAGVTKSFGAQRVLGGVDLRVPAGTTTAVLGPSGCGKTTLLRILAGFEEPDSGTVHIGGSPVAGAGRSLPAHRRRVGLMPQEGALFPHRSVAGNIAFGMNGMGRAESAAAVQHWLELVGLSGLGDARPDQLSGGQQQRVALARALAARPRVLLLDEPFAALDAGLRVRVREDIVAILRESQTTAILVTHDQGEALSLADTVAVVLTGTVAQQAAPAEVYDRPATLAVARFVGDTVELTGDVRAGVAHTALGAHPVRTGTADGPAVVVFRPEQLRLGSDDGAVGTLTARRFYGAQVALHVRLADGTPVVLHGPPATAVQTGDALRVHVDGTVLAYPLPAGGQRVALGEAGG, via the coding sequence ATGGCTGAGCGCGCCGCCGAGGTCACCGTCGCCGGGGTCACTAAATCGTTTGGTGCCCAACGGGTGTTGGGCGGTGTCGACCTGCGGGTGCCCGCCGGTACGACGACGGCGGTGCTGGGCCCGTCGGGCTGCGGGAAGACCACGTTGCTGCGCATCCTGGCCGGCTTCGAGGAACCGGACTCCGGCACCGTGCACATCGGCGGTTCTCCGGTGGCCGGGGCGGGCAGGTCGCTACCGGCGCATCGCCGTCGGGTCGGGCTGATGCCGCAGGAGGGGGCGCTGTTCCCGCACCGCAGCGTCGCCGGCAACATCGCCTTCGGGATGAACGGCATGGGCCGGGCGGAATCGGCTGCGGCGGTGCAGCACTGGCTGGAGCTGGTCGGGCTGAGCGGACTCGGTGACGCGCGTCCCGATCAGCTCTCCGGTGGTCAGCAGCAGCGGGTGGCGCTGGCCCGGGCGCTGGCGGCCCGGCCCCGGGTGCTGCTGCTCGACGAACCGTTCGCCGCACTCGATGCCGGGCTGCGGGTCCGCGTGCGCGAGGACATCGTCGCGATCCTGCGCGAGTCGCAGACCACCGCCATCCTGGTCACCCACGATCAGGGCGAGGCGCTGTCGCTGGCCGACACGGTGGCCGTGGTGCTCACCGGCACCGTCGCCCAGCAGGCCGCCCCGGCCGAGGTCTACGACCGGCCCGCCACCCTGGCGGTGGCCCGATTCGTCGGCGACACCGTCGAATTGACCGGCGACGTGCGCGCCGGGGTGGCGCACACCGCGCTCGGGGCGCATCCGGTGCGCACCGGCACGGCCGACGGACCGGCGGTCGTGGTGTTCCGCCCGGAGCAGCTACGCCTTGGATCCGACGACGGCGCGGTCGGGACTCTCACGGCGCGCCGGTTCTACGGCGCGCAGGTCGCGCTGCACGTGCGACTGGCCGACGGCACCCCGGTGGTCCTGCACGGGCCGCCGGCGACCGCGGTGCAGACCGGCGACGCGCTGCGGGTGCACGTCGACGGGACCGTGCTGGCCTATCCGCTACCAGCCGGTGGGCAGCGGGTGGCCCTCGGCGAAGCCGGCGGCTGA
- a CDS encoding GuaB1 family IMP dehydrogenase-related protein, with translation MQFLNGHQPPYDLTYDDVFVVPNRSDVTSRFDVDLSTSDGTGTTIPVVVANMTAVAGRRMAETVARRGGIVVLPQDLPMDAVQQTVDFVKSRDLIADTPVILSPDDSVSDATALIHKRAHGVAVVVFENRPIGLVTEAACVGVDRFSRVRDIAVTDFISVPAGTEPREVFEKLEHAPIDVAVLTAPDGTLAGVLTRTGAIRAGIYSPAVDARGRLRVAGAVGINGDVGAKARALAEAGVDVLVVDTAHGHQVKMLDAIKTVASLDLGLPLAAGNVVSADGVRDLVNAGASIVKVGVGPGAMCTTRMMTGVGRPQFSAVHECSLAAKELGAHVWADGGVRHPRDVALALAAGASNVMIGSWFAGTYESPGDLMRDRENRPYKESYGMASKRAVAARTAGDSAFDRARKALFEEGISTSRMALDPERGGVEDLLDHITSGVRSTCTYVGASTLAELHEKVVLGVQSAAGFAEGHPLPTGW, from the coding sequence GTGCAGTTTCTCAACGGACACCAGCCGCCGTACGACCTGACCTACGACGACGTCTTCGTCGTTCCCAACCGCAGCGACGTCACCTCTCGCTTCGACGTGGACCTGTCCACCAGCGACGGGACGGGCACCACCATCCCCGTCGTGGTGGCGAACATGACCGCCGTCGCCGGCCGGCGGATGGCCGAGACCGTCGCGCGCCGTGGCGGGATCGTCGTGCTGCCCCAGGATCTGCCGATGGACGCCGTGCAGCAGACCGTGGACTTCGTCAAGAGCCGGGACCTGATCGCGGACACGCCGGTGATCCTGAGCCCGGACGACTCGGTCTCCGACGCCACCGCGCTGATCCACAAGCGGGCCCACGGCGTGGCGGTCGTGGTGTTCGAGAACCGGCCCATCGGGCTGGTCACCGAGGCCGCCTGCGTCGGGGTCGACCGCTTCTCCCGGGTCCGCGACATCGCCGTCACCGACTTCATCAGCGTCCCGGCGGGCACCGAACCGCGCGAGGTGTTCGAGAAGCTCGAGCACGCGCCGATCGACGTCGCGGTGCTCACCGCGCCCGACGGCACCCTGGCCGGGGTGCTGACCCGCACCGGCGCCATCCGCGCCGGCATCTACAGCCCGGCCGTCGACGCCCGGGGCCGACTGCGGGTGGCCGGGGCCGTCGGCATCAACGGCGACGTCGGCGCCAAGGCCCGCGCCCTGGCCGAGGCCGGGGTGGACGTGCTGGTGGTCGACACCGCCCACGGCCATCAGGTCAAGATGCTTGACGCCATCAAGACGGTGGCCTCGCTGGATCTGGGGCTCCCGCTGGCCGCCGGTAACGTGGTCTCCGCCGACGGGGTGCGCGACCTGGTGAACGCCGGCGCCTCGATCGTCAAGGTCGGGGTGGGTCCCGGCGCCATGTGCACCACCCGGATGATGACCGGCGTCGGGCGCCCCCAGTTCTCCGCGGTCCACGAATGCTCCTTGGCGGCAAAGGAACTCGGCGCCCACGTCTGGGCCGACGGCGGCGTGCGGCACCCGCGCGACGTCGCCCTGGCGCTGGCCGCCGGCGCCTCCAACGTGATGATCGGATCCTGGTTCGCCGGGACCTACGAATCCCCGGGCGATCTGATGCGCGACCGCGAGAACCGCCCGTACAAGGAGAGCTACGGGATGGCCTCCAAGCGGGCCGTGGCGGCGCGCACCGCCGGGGACAGCGCCTTCGACCGGGCTCGCAAGGCGCTGTTCGAAGAGGGCATCTCGACCTCCCGGATGGCGCTGGATCCCGAGCGCGGCGGCGTCGAGGACCTGCTGGACCACATCACCTCCGGGGTGCGCAGCACGTGCACCTACGTCGGGGCGTCGACCCTGGCCGAACTGCACGAGAAGGTGGTGCTCGGTGTGCAGTCAGCCGCCGGCTTCGCCGAGGGCCACCCGCTGCCCACCGGCTGGTAG
- the gndA gene encoding NADP-dependent phosphogluconate dehydrogenase produces the protein MTAPDPKSTTGTAQIGVTGLAVMGSNIARNFARHGYTVALHNRSIAKTDALLAEHGGDGKFVRSETIAEFLDALERPRRVLIMVKAGEPTDAVINELADAMEQGDIIIDGGNALYTDTIRREKAMAERGLHFVGAGISGGEEGALNGPSIMPGGPAESYKSLGPLLEEISAHVDGVPCCTHIGPDGAGHFVKMVHNGIEYSDMQLIGEAYQLLRDGLDMSAPQIAEVFTEWNSGDLDSFLVEITAEVLQQIDAKTGQPLVDVILDEAEQKGTGRWTVKSALDLGVPVTGIAEAVFARALSGSVAQRQATTGLASGRLGEKPSDAQQFISDVRRALYASKIIAYAQGFNQIQAGSDEYGWDVTPGDLATIWRGGCIIRAKFLNRIKEAFDAQPDLPTLIAAPYFRSAIEESVDSWRRVVGTATTLGIPIPGFSSALSYYDGLRTERLPAALTQGLRDLFGAHTYGRIDADREKRFHTLWSGDHSEVEA, from the coding sequence ATGACCGCCCCCGATCCGAAGTCCACCACCGGCACCGCCCAGATCGGGGTCACCGGCTTGGCCGTCATGGGCTCGAACATCGCACGCAACTTCGCCCGGCACGGGTACACAGTCGCGCTGCACAACCGCTCGATCGCCAAGACCGACGCGCTGCTCGCCGAGCACGGTGGCGACGGCAAGTTCGTCCGCAGCGAGACCATCGCCGAATTCCTCGATGCGCTCGAGCGTCCGCGCCGGGTGCTGATCATGGTCAAGGCCGGCGAGCCCACCGACGCCGTCATCAACGAACTCGCCGACGCGATGGAGCAGGGCGACATCATCATCGACGGCGGCAACGCGCTCTACACCGACACCATCCGTCGCGAGAAGGCCATGGCCGAGCGCGGCCTGCACTTCGTCGGCGCCGGCATTTCCGGCGGCGAGGAGGGCGCGCTGAACGGCCCGTCGATCATGCCGGGCGGGCCGGCCGAGTCCTACAAGTCGCTGGGCCCGCTGCTCGAGGAGATCTCCGCGCACGTCGACGGGGTGCCGTGCTGCACCCACATCGGACCCGACGGCGCCGGGCACTTCGTCAAGATGGTGCACAACGGCATCGAATACTCCGACATGCAGCTCATCGGGGAGGCCTATCAGCTGCTGCGCGACGGCCTGGACATGAGCGCCCCGCAGATCGCCGAGGTGTTCACCGAGTGGAACTCCGGGGACCTGGACAGCTTCCTGGTCGAGATCACCGCCGAGGTGCTCCAGCAGATCGACGCCAAGACCGGCCAGCCGCTGGTCGACGTCATCCTCGACGAGGCCGAACAGAAGGGCACCGGGCGCTGGACGGTGAAGTCGGCGCTGGATCTCGGGGTCCCGGTCACCGGCATCGCCGAGGCCGTCTTCGCCCGCGCGCTGTCCGGCTCGGTCGCCCAGCGCCAGGCGACCACCGGACTGGCGTCGGGCCGGCTCGGCGAAAAGCCCTCCGATGCACAGCAATTCATCTCCGACGTCCGCCGGGCGCTGTACGCCTCGAAGATCATCGCCTATGCGCAGGGCTTCAACCAGATCCAGGCCGGCAGCGACGAGTACGGCTGGGACGTCACCCCCGGCGATCTGGCGACCATCTGGCGCGGCGGCTGCATCATCCGGGCGAAGTTCCTCAACCGGATCAAGGAGGCCTTCGACGCCCAGCCGGATCTGCCCACCCTGATCGCGGCGCCGTACTTCCGCAGCGCCATCGAGGAATCGGTGGACAGCTGGCGGCGCGTCGTGGGCACCGCCACCACGCTGGGCATCCCGATCCCCGGGTTCAGCTCCGCGCTGTCCTACTACGACGGCCTGCGCACCGAGCGGCTGCCCGCGGCCCTGACCCAGGGCCTGCGCGACCTGTTCGGTGCCCACACCTACGGCCGCATCGACGCCGACCGCGAGAAGCGCTTCCACACGCTGTGGAGCGGCGACCACAGCGAAGTCGAGGCCTGA
- a CDS encoding M56 family metallopeptidase, with the protein MSALAFALLAVLLVGPVPAVLARAQWPQRAPRAAVVLWQAIAIAAVLSTFSAGIAIASRLLHVGPDGRPVRSIGAEIERLGWPLWLLYMTAFAVTLLVGARLIVSIVGVAIATRRRRAHHRMLVDLLGVNHESRAARVRARTGELRILDVDQPLAYCLPGVRSRVVLSEGTLTHLADPEVTAILAHEQAHLRARHDLVLEAFTAVHAAFPRFVRSGSALDAVRLLIELLADDAAVRAAGPAPLGRALVACAGGHTPAGALSAGGPTTLLRVRRLAGQPNSAALAAAAYVSAAAVLVVPTLAVAVPWLTELRRLLTG; encoded by the coding sequence GTGTCCGCGCTGGCCTTCGCCCTTCTTGCTGTGCTGCTGGTCGGTCCCGTGCCGGCCGTGCTGGCACGGGCGCAGTGGCCGCAGCGGGCGCCGCGGGCCGCGGTGGTGCTCTGGCAGGCCATCGCGATCGCCGCCGTCCTGTCCACATTCAGCGCCGGCATCGCCATCGCCAGCCGCCTGTTGCACGTCGGACCTGACGGTCGCCCCGTGCGTTCGATCGGCGCGGAGATCGAGCGGCTCGGCTGGCCGCTCTGGCTCCTCTACATGACCGCGTTCGCGGTGACCTTGCTGGTGGGCGCGCGCCTGATCGTCTCGATCGTCGGCGTGGCGATCGCCACCCGGCGCCGCCGCGCGCACCACCGGATGCTGGTGGATCTGCTTGGCGTGAACCATGAATCGCGCGCGGCTCGCGTCCGCGCCCGCACCGGTGAGTTGCGCATCCTCGACGTCGATCAGCCGCTGGCCTACTGCCTGCCGGGGGTGCGCAGCCGCGTGGTGCTCTCCGAGGGCACGCTGACCCACCTGGCCGATCCCGAGGTCACCGCGATCCTCGCCCACGAACAGGCCCACCTGCGCGCGCGCCACGACCTGGTACTCGAGGCGTTCACCGCGGTGCACGCCGCCTTCCCGCGGTTCGTCCGCAGCGGCAGCGCCCTGGACGCGGTGCGCCTGCTCATCGAATTGCTGGCCGACGACGCCGCCGTGCGCGCCGCCGGTCCCGCTCCCCTGGGCCGCGCCCTGGTGGCCTGCGCCGGCGGGCACACCCCGGCCGGCGCGCTGTCCGCCGGCGGCCCCACCACGCTGCTGCGGGTGCGCCGCCTGGCCGGCCAACCCAACAGCGCCGCGCTCGCGGCCGCCGCCTACGTGAGCGCCGCAGCGGTCCTGGTGGTGCCCACCCTCGCCGTCGCGGTGCCCTGGTTGACCGAGTTGCGGCGCCTGCTCACCGGCTGA
- a CDS encoding BlaI/MecI/CopY family transcriptional regulator: protein MAKTARLGELEQAVMDRLWSAPEPQTVRQVHEALCEHRDLAYTTVMTVLQRLAKKHLVVQHRDDRAHRYAPAHGRDELVARLMVDALDQASDSGSRRAALVHFVERVGSEEADALRRALAELEAKHGLTGPAGETAAD from the coding sequence ATGGCAAAGACGGCGCGTTTAGGAGAACTGGAGCAGGCGGTCATGGACCGTCTGTGGTCCGCGCCTGAGCCCCAGACGGTGCGACAGGTGCACGAGGCCCTGTGTGAGCACCGGGATCTGGCCTACACCACCGTGATGACGGTGTTGCAGCGGCTCGCCAAGAAGCACCTCGTGGTGCAGCACCGCGACGACCGCGCCCACCGCTATGCCCCCGCGCACGGGCGCGACGAACTGGTGGCCCGGCTGATGGTCGACGCGTTGGACCAGGCCTCCGACAGCGGCAGCCGCCGCGCCGCGCTGGTGCACTTCGTCGAACGGGTGGGCTCCGAGGAAGCCGACGCGCTGCGCCGCGCGCTGGCCGAACTGGAAGCGAAACATGGCCTGACAGGGCCTGCTGGCGAAACCGCCGCCGACTAA